A genomic region of Saccopteryx bilineata isolate mSacBil1 chromosome 1, mSacBil1_pri_phased_curated, whole genome shotgun sequence contains the following coding sequences:
- the LOC136309370 gene encoding uncharacterized protein, which produces MTRTPLNKLNFIVSNCVNTCVRPLPGASRPGSVTAACWLTFTAMHEETESSVEEAARDLQTEQWKQLEQTWEKQMLTLELEEVLEEEADQVCEIRLEMEQLLEEDSEVRELQLALDVVESQQQQQEAEAEAEAGSGATRSAEQRAAAARGLSLAAGVGVFSSSLEDEENRTGVVICSLQKMEAQLEGAPTAAPVGLRFWDIGLDMLSGAEMEMLTAIAMCPSLGQCKTCQDGRDEGGG; this is translated from the exons ATGACGAGGACCCCTTTGAACAAGCTTAACTTTATTGTTTCCAACTGTGTGAACACGTGCGTGCGGCCGCTGCCAGGAGCTTCCCGTCCGGGCTCTGTCACCGCTGCCT gctggctgacttttacagccatgcatgaggaaactgagagctctgtggaagaggctgcccgggacctgcaaaccgagcagtggaagcagctggagcaaacgtgggagaaacagatgctgaccctggagctggaggaagtgctggaggaggaggccgaccaggtttgcgagattcgcctggaaatggagcagctactggaggaggattcagaggttcgtgagttgcagcttgccctggatgttgtggagagccagcagcagcagcaggaggctgaggctgaagctgaggctgggTCTGGAGCtacaaggtctgcggagcagagggcggcggcagcccggggcttgagcctggcagcgggagttggtgttttcagttcctctttggaggatgaggagaatcggactggagttgtgatctgcagcctccagaagatggaagcccagctggaaggagcacctactgcggccccggtaggtctgcgattttgggacataggtctggacatgctttccggagcagagatggaaatgctgactgccattgccatgtgcccctctttgggacagtgtaagacctgccaggacggcagggatgaggggggtggctga